The Rattus rattus isolate New Zealand chromosome 1, Rrattus_CSIRO_v1, whole genome shotgun sequence genome includes a region encoding these proteins:
- the LOC116887277 gene encoding olfactory receptor 2A2-like, producing the protein MQGPNQTFVTEFILLGFSLSPRTTPLLFSAFLTLYMLILLGNGLIFILICLDSRLHTPMYFFIGVLSMLDLGYTTTTVPQMLAHLASQKKTISYSNCVTQMFIFLVLGVTESWLFAIMSIDRYVAICHPLRYKVIMSPCLCGVMAIFCGLCGVTAALVYTIFAMRLPYCGPNEINHFFCEVPAVLKLACADTSVNDHVDFILGFSVILIPLSLILVIYVNIFTSILKIRSAQGRLKAFSTCASHITVVTMFCVPAMVMYMKPGSKASPEEDKKLALFYNVISAFLNPVIYSLRNKDVKRAFLKVTGWGRSPE; encoded by the coding sequence ATGCAAGGTCCCAACCAGACCTTCGTGACAGAATTCATCCTTCTGGGCTTCTCCCTTAGCCCCAGGACCACACCTCTACTCTTCTCGGCCTTTCTGACACTTTACATGTTGATCCTTCTGGGCAATGGCTTGATCTTCATCCTCATCTGCTTGGACTCACGCCTCCATACCCCCATGTATTTCTTCATTGGCGTTCTTTCCATGTTGGACTTAGGCTACACCACCACAACTGTGCCCCAGATGTTGGCACATCTGGCCAGCCAGAAGAAGACAATCTCTTACTCCAATTGTGTGACTCAAATGTTCATTTTCTTGGTGCTGGGTGTCACAGAGTCTTGGCTTTTTGCCATCATGTCCATAGACAGGTATGTAGCAATCTGTCACCCACTCAGGTACAAGGTCATCATGAGCCCATGTCTATGTGGGGTAATGGCCATTTTCTGTGGACTCTGTGGTGTCACCGCTGCTCTTGTCTACACTATCTTTGCTATGCGCCTCCCCTACTGTGGCCCCAACGAGATCAACCACTTCTTCTGTGAAGTCCCTGCGGTCTTAAAGCTGGCTTGTGCAGACACTTCAGTCAACGACCATGTAGACTTCATCCTTGGGTTTAGTGTCATACTGATCCCCCTGTCCCTTATCCTTGTCATCTATGTGAACATCTTCACTTCCATCTTGAAGATCCGTTCAGCACAGGGGCGACTgaaagccttctccacctgtgcATCCCACATCACTGTGGTCACCATGTTCTGTGTCCCAGCCATGGTCATGTACATGAAGCCTGGTTCTAAAGCCTCCCCAGAAGAGGACAAGAAGCTTGCCCTATTCTACAATGTCATCTCTGCTTTTCTCAACCCTGTCATCTATAGTCTCCGGAACAAGGATGTGAAGAGGGCTTTCCTTAAAGTAACAGGCTGGGGTAGATCCCCAGAATGA